The Vulpes vulpes isolate BD-2025 chromosome 8, VulVul3, whole genome shotgun sequence genome has a window encoding:
- the VAMP8 gene encoding vesicle-associated membrane protein 8 produces MEEASGGVGNDRVRNLQSEVEGVKNIMTQNVERILARGENLDHLRNKTEDLEATSEHFKTTSQKVARKFWWKNVKMIVLICVIVFIIILFIVLFATHAIPT; encoded by the exons ATG GAGGAGGCCAGTGGAGGTGTTGGAAATGATCGAGTGCGGAACCTGCAGAGTGAGGTGGAGGGAGTCAAGAATATTATGACCCAGAATGTGGAGCGGATCTTGGCCCGAGGAGAAAACCTGGACCATCTCCGCAACAAGACAGAGGATCTGGAAGCCACA TCGGAGCACTTCAAGACCACATCACAGAAGGTGGCTCGGAAGTTCTGGTGGAAGAACGTGAAGATGATTGTCCTCATCTGCGTGATTGTTTTTATCATCATCCTCTTCATCGTGCTTTTCGCCACCCATGCCATTCCCACATAG